The Glycine soja cultivar W05 chromosome 9, ASM419377v2, whole genome shotgun sequence sequence AATGTATATTTAGTACTTGTAACAAATATAAccacttaaataaatttaaatctaacagcaaatttataaaataaatcatttataaaCTTATAAGTTTGGTACTTGCACTCGCTAAGATGTACTGTATATAAAAAGTGATATTAACACTAACTAGTATAGTAATCttgtgaagtaaaaaaaaaagtgtgtataGTAATTTGGTtaatatttgttatatataatgatttgtGTAGTATTGTACAAAATAATACAATTAGTTATATATAGTGATTTGtggaatatgatattttttaaaaaacttaatattaaataacacATGTGATTGTAGGAGGCAAGTTGGATGGTAAGATATTTGTACCTGCACCTATTCTCGCAATTTTTTATGGGATAAATACTTATATATGGACCCATACAGGCATACTCGTTcagtgagatttttttttttacaatcatTCATCGGACTTATATTCAATTACCatccctaattaaaaataaataaaaactaaacaaagACTTTGTGCATGATAGATGGACCACTAGGAAGAAGGCACTTGTGAAGAAAATCAAATACCAAAGCAGTGCTGAGCCCAGCAGATATTGGGTTCATTTGATTTAGTCAAATTTTCTAATGTTTGGAACGAAATCCAAGTGTTCAAAGTAGAGTCATATATGTCAGAGGAAATAGAAAATGGGTTCATAAATAAGGCCTATGTTGGGTTTTTTGTGTTTTGCAACATTTCCAAGAAATAACTCATTAGCCCGACTAAATTTGAAATCATCCCTAGTAGAACTTCATGCAAAACCCTTTTTTTGCTGGCATATGATATCTCTTCACCATCTCTCTTGAATAGTTCGACCTACAAGTTTTCCTGTCACCATCTCTAAGTTTCTAATgctttttgatatatatatattatttcagcATCTATGATAATTGATAGAACTTCTAGGAAATGAGAAACATTTCTGTAATAGTTAGCCATTCACAATTAAGAGGGAAtggtaggtttttttttttttcatcccaaAGGAAGGATGGCAAAAGCACAACTTTTCAAtggatttttcttcatttatgcCCTTGCTGACCTTGTCTTGTATGATTTGGGTATAATTAACCAATTAATGGGCCATGGGTTGGTGGCTGAATAACGTGGGTACTAATACAGGCTAAACCCAAAAAACTGGCTAGTGATGATGGCAAATCCGAGGGCTATTGCAACAAGAGAAGAAGCCCAAGTGAGTTTCTCAGTTATTCTAGGTACTCTATCTTTTAGTGCCTCGCTACATGAACCAATAAATACCGTATAGCTCCCCATTGCAACAACAGTTCCCAGTAAGAACATGATGAGAAATGCAGCACCAGCCAAGCGTGAAGGTAGAGCAAGGGCAGGcaacaccatcatcaatgcATCTGGTTCCAGTCCATGAACTATTCCAGTGGCAAAAGTAGCAAAAccaatcttcttctttcctacAACAGGATTACTATCGCGTGATTCATAGACGCTAACATCACATTCACCATTTTCTAAGGCAACACACAGGATAGGCACTTCTGAAGCTTCCTTAATTCCCATAGCACCAATTACTAGCAGGGTAAGGCCAACCACACGGGTGCCCCAAGTTTGGATAATTTCAATGTGAAGTCGATCTTTTAAGAGCAAAAATATTAAGCCAAAGATAACTTGACCGGCATCATGGCCACAACCCCAAAGGGCTCCAACAGCAGCACTCTCCATTTGGGTTCGGCCAATTGACAATGGAGCCAAAGCTGCAAGGTGGTCAGGCCCTGATAGTGTGTGCAAGCAACCGGCAAAGAAACCAGTCCAAGCACTACTTAGAAGCTCAGTGCGGATTAGTTTTCCACCAACTGCTGCAGCAGCAGGGCCACTGGTCTTGGCAGCATTTTGAAACGTTGCAAAAGCTGCAGGAGCAAAAGCTGGTTGGATTAAGAGCAAAACAAGAGCAGAGAGTATTGCAAATGTTCGGGCTGTTATTGCCTGAGAAAAACACagcaaattattatatttttgaagcTTCACTGGAATGTTCAAACATCTAAGAGGCAATAACTGCGTGCATTGAGTCTATCTATATAATAGAAACCCTTGTAACCTTGAACCAAAAAatatcatgattcatgaatatttttaataataatagcaTACCACATACGGCCATGTCCAACTCACCAGCTATTTCAACAGCGAAGAATTACTTACATGCATTATCAGGTTTCAACAAGAATGTTAATGATCTTTGAGAAACACGGCGAATAAAAAGCTAAGTTTGGTTATGATTCAATTGGAGGCCAGCAACAAAGAAACCGTATTACCAAAACAGAGCTGTAGTAGATTAAAAGTATCATGAGTATCAAAACTGCTAGTACATAAGAAACGTAACAGGGCCTTAAGTTCCAAGTTTCAACATACATGCAACTTgagattattataaaataataggaaatcCCGATTTGTTGGTAAGGTCCGAACTTGAAAggcaaataattttacaaaagtaaGAGAGTAAGTTATCCCAAAAAGAGTAACATTAATAGAAAatgttagtaaaataaaagagattccCAATAGAGCAATAGAAGATTGAAATGAGCATAATAAAATTGGTGGTTGATACATACCTTTGGTGGTTTTTGGAAATGATTCGGAGTGAGCGGAGACGGAGAGGGGATAAGGGATGGTAGGGTTTTGGGAGGAGAATAGGATAATGGAGGGGGTGGGGTTTCATGCTGGAAGAAATTGAGGTGAAGGAACAGCGCGTTGACGAGAATCTGGCGGAATCAAATCgagggagaagagaaaaaaaagggtttgatgagattaagggaagaagaagaagaagatagaagCATATCCATCATGGCTTCTATCGGAAATGAAGAGAAGAGAAGGCTTCATAATTGGATAAACTCTGTACTGTGCACAGAAACTTGTTTATTCGAGACTCTACACCTTTTTCTCCCTTCTGCTACTTTAGTGCTCTTTCGTTACTAGTATATTTAACCTATTTTAACAAGTGATAAAGgataatagtaatattttttttttgttaatttttttaaacaacccGTAGCAATTAATCACACACTCAGCGAGACAGCGATAATAATGCTATTTAGTActtaacatgttttaaatattaataatgttatttaacACAAATGAATTCTTACGAGTGAGctacaaaagtaaaaataagtaaatatggTTATGTTTGATCATAtaagattttagtttttttttattagttaaaatttttatttgattatttaataaataagttttgtttaataatttttatgtaacttttaatattttttaaaatactagtaacatttttaaaaatattatttttttatattttattttatttttatctttgatatatttattaatttttttttgttatcttttttaaataaatcatgatattatttttttgtcatttaatattttttaaatactttacaAGCTAATATTATTAAACCCTTCGATAAGTTGATTTTTCAACTTcttattattaactaatttttcaattttcaactaattttttaaatattctttttgcaACATAACCTATATATCAATAAAACTCATGTAAAAATATGTTGTTTATTTGCATATTTTTACTTCTACACTCTTAACAAATTACATTTCTttgtaatgtttttattataaaaaaagcattaaataatatttttctttaaatatttgtgAATATTAGAagttatctttttttctctcaaaaaatttattcatcATTCTATTTACGCCAAATATTCATCAATTCTAATTATCTAAAACTTTTGTccaactacatttttctctctaaaaagttTAGATACGACACCTTACTGAAGAAATTTGTATTGGCTGACCTAGTATCTCGGTCCTTCGAGTACTTTTACTACGTGACCTGCTCAATAATTAAGTTGACGTGAATCTTCAACAAACAACCAAAGAGGAGAGGTTATTACTGGAGGAATGATTATCTCGActctcattttataaattttaatttatttatatattttataaatattaattatatttatgatttaatttattttttaactttagtcCTTCAAAGAAAATTCTTTAACTCCATCATTATCATATACTAtcattaacaaaatataattatataatttcatattaaagcttatatatattttttattaatatactaattttaattttaatttctttataattttaattttatttatgttttctcaatatattgatatattataaagttgaaaattatattcATCCAATATGATTTTATGACTTAACATGTTAGGAAAGCTaactagtaatattttttaatcacatatcacattttaatttgaataaaaaagagacataaaataaaataacaaactttaatttatttataaaaataatatagaataatataaaaaatattatgaaatcataacttttttttaaacgaAAATTAGACTCTTTTTAGTTGTAGGTCCAATATCATTGCACCTTTAAACGACGTTTAAGACCTGAATAGAAACATATAATACATCGATCTCATCAACTCATGTAAATTCCTCTAACTTAATGATCAAAGTGTTATTGCAAGTATCATCTTCATTCTAGATTGAATACTAGCAAAACATGAAGTAGCATGAGAAGATTATACGCATAGGAGAAGTAGCTTGGAAGTTGAAAGATACATAATTCAAGTCTAATTTAtttggaagaagaaaagatgTTGACAAAATTATAGTCATTTATGGACAATAtgaatattatttgaatttaaaattaaatttcccaattatatttatcttatgGAATTGGAGGCAATGAGAAACAGTGTGGCATAACGGAAAAACAAAAATGCGCCACGTCAGCAGGGAAATGGATTAGCAAGAAAGAAGTGGTGTCTCTGGTTGCTGCTTCAAAACAAGCTACTACTATACTATATCTGCTCTCCTCTCCTTGCTGCTAGTAAATGCTAATCCActttctcctctctctctcttccttcttcatcCATGGAAGTTAACCTCTCTCTCAACCACCACCGCGCCCTCACTCTAACCACCTCCCGCACTCCCTCCCTCTCCGCTCTCCGCACACACTTCCTCGGTTCCACACACACTCTCCGCCCTCCTCCTCCGACGCCACTCTCTCTTCGCTCCAGAAACAGAAACAAacgcaacaacaacaacaacaacaacaacaacagcaacttAGGTCTTCTTCGCTTCCAATCCCCGCGCTTCGTCTTCAAGGCCTCCTTCCATTCCCACTCCGTCATCGTCGTTGTTATCGTCGTCACTCTCTCCGCCGTTTCCTGGCTCCACTTCACTctcaacaagaaaaaaaataagaccaCTCTTAACCACCAGGTCATCCAATTTCACTAATTCActtcttttaaatttacttGTATCAATTTGTTTGGAAATTATTCAGCTTAGATTATTTAGATGCATTATTTAGTGATATTGATAAGCTGCTAAAATGTCGCTGTCAAAGTTCCTTGTCTTCGTAAATTGATTGCTTCTATTCTCTTTCTATAATTAGATACACTTCTTTTATTGTCTTTTAGATAGAGTATTTCTGCTGCgaaaaaatgtaatttgttaATTGATTGCGTGTATTCTGTTTCTATAATTAGCACCTTCCTGActtctttttttacaaacaaataCAGAGACGGGGACATGCGAAATTTGCGTTATCATCGCAAGGATTTAATGTTGGGAACCGGATCATTGATAGGGAGATTCTTGGTTATACAGAATTTCAAAGGGAAAAAAACACACTGACTGAGATTGGCAAGTTGAAGGATCACCATGGGGAAGACTTCCGTGTCTTTGAGGACAACGAAATCCACATTCCGTTTTTGAAATCATCAGTGGTGCAAGAAGTGGCCCTTGCCGCCACCGAGACTTCGGAGTCGCCATCTTCTTCTGTTCTTGACTCTGGtgccaataataataataataaggataATAATGGTTCCAAGGTATTGGATGAGGCTTTTTTATCTGTGCCTTTCTCACCAAGTTCATTACAACCTCTAGAGTTTGCTGAGGAAATGGCTATACAAGTGGAAGAAAGTCAAGATAAAGTTGACTCTGATGATGAGTTGCCTTTGAATATGGTTGAATCTGAACATACTGCTTCTTCTGTTTCTGTAAACAATGCACTGACAACAGTCGATGAACAtactaaagaaaaaattgaacttgGTGCTATCGACAATGATATCCTTTTTGGTGAATCAGTTAGGGAAGGGCTGTACATGTTTTATGAGGTTAACAAGCCTGCAACCAGATCCATGACACCACTTAGTAGTTTAAAGTCATTATCTCCCCGTGCttcttttatgaataaaaaaggaTTGGCCTCAGTGATGGGAAATGGCGCACTAAAAGGATCAGGGTTATCTACAGATATTCCTCTACAAAGTGCAGGTAATTACATGAAAGAAAATGCATTATCATATCATTTCATCCATGTTATAATTGGTCAAATCTTTACATAGTATCATGATGAACTGtccaaaatataaagaaaacttCTATGTAAACCGTGTTTATTGATTCAGAACATGTCAAAGGAGCAGTTAAAATTTCCAGTCATAATAAAGAAGGCTACCCTCCACAACATGTGAGTAAAAACTTGAGGAAAGGTGGCATCTCTTTAAGAGAAATGGAAAGGAACAGTATGGATCACAACAGTAAAAATTTTTTGCCTCTGAATGCTCACTCGATCAACGTGCATGTTGATCAGACAAATGGTCAATTCAGGGTGCATGATGGTCCAAAAATGGATCCTTCAGAGCTTCTAagcaaatataataatttgcTAAAAGTTGAAAGGTAATTTGCTAACCTGATCTGCCTCCTATGAGCACTGATAAACAGAATCTTGTTAATTTATGAGAATACTACTAGCTGGAATTTTAGACATGAAACAAATTTGCTTTCAATGAAACAATGAGGTGAAACTCCTCCCTTCACCTCTTTCTTATTTGTTGACTATATCATGATCATGATGCCCATCTGACCTACTTTTACTATTACTTTTAAGCTTGAGGAGCTTATCCCAAAGTACATTGATTTTGTTAGGTTACATGAATGTGTAGAATT is a genomic window containing:
- the LOC114368511 gene encoding uncharacterized protein LOC114368511, which translates into the protein FRQILVNALFLHLNFFQHETPPPPLSYSPPKTLPSLIPSPSPLTPNHFQKPPKAITARTFAILSALVLLLIQPAFAPAAFATFQNAAKTSGPAAAAVGGKLIRTELLSSAWTGFFAGCLHTLSGPDHLAALAPLSIGRTQMESAAVGALWGCGHDAGQVIFGLIFLLLKDRLHIEIIQTWGTRVVGLTLLVIGAMGIKEASEVPILCVALENGECDVSVYESRDSNPVVGKKKIGFATFATGIVHGLEPDALMMVLPALALPSRLAGAAFLIMFLLGTVVAMGSYTVFIGSCSEALKDRVPRITEKLTWASSLVAIALGFAIITSQFFGFSLY